From Salvelinus namaycush isolate Seneca chromosome 2, SaNama_1.0, whole genome shotgun sequence, one genomic window encodes:
- the LOC120062586 gene encoding 60S acidic ribosomal protein P0, with protein sequence MPREDRTTWKSNYFMKIIQLLDDYPKCFIVGADNVGSKQMQAIRLSLRGKAVVLMGKNTMMRKAIRGHLENNPALEKLLPHIKGNVGFVFTKEDLAEIRDMLLANKVPAAARAGAIAPCDVTVPAQNTGLGPEKTSFFQALGITTKISRGTIEILSDVMLIKPGDKVGASEATLLNMLNISPFSFGLLIQQVYDSGSVYSPEVLDITEDALHARFLEGVRNIASVCLAIGYPTLASVPHTIINGYKRVLAVAVETDYSFPLADKVKAYLADPTAFAVAAPVAAAETAAAPAAAKEEAKEESEEGSDDDMGFGLFD encoded by the exons ATGCCGAGGGAAGACAGGACCACGTGGAAGTCCAACTATTTTATGAAAATCATC CAATTGCTTGATGACTATCCCAAATGTTTTATTGTCGGCGCCGACAATGTGGGCTCCAAGCAGATgcaggccatccgtctgtcctTGCGTGGGAAGGCTGTGGTGCTCATGGGTAAAAACACCATGATGCGCAAAGCCATCCGCGGCCACTTGGAGAACAACCCCGCCCTGGAGAA GTTGCTGCCTCACATCAAAGGAAATGTGGGCTTTGTCTTCACCAAGGAAGACCTGGCTGAGATCAGGGACATGCTGCTGGCCAACAAG GTGCCAGCTGCTGCCCGTGCCGGCGCTATTGCCCCCTGTGATGTGACTGTGCCAGCCCAGAACACTGGGCTGGGTCCTGAGAAGACTTCCTTCTTCCAGGCCCTGGGCATCACCACCAAGATCTCCAGAGGAACTATTGAAATATTG AGCGACGTGATGCTCATCAAGCCTGGAGACAAGGTGGGAGCCAGCGAGGCCACGCTCCTCAACATGTTGAacatctctcccttctccttcgGTCTGCTCATCCAGCAGGTGTATGACAGCGGTAGTGTCTACAGCCCTGAGGTTCTCGACATTACTGAGGATGCTCTGCACGCCAGGTTCCTGGAG GGTGTGCGTAACATAGCCAGTGTGTGTCTGGCAATTGGATACCCCACTCTGGCCTCTGTCCCTCACACCATCATCAACGGATACAAGAGGGTCCTGGCGGTCGCCGTGGAAACTGATTACTCCTTCCCCCTGGCAGACAAG GTGAAGGCCTACCTGGCTGACCCCACTGCCTTCGCTGTAGCTGCTCCTGTGGCTGCGGCAGAGACGGCTGCTGCCCCAGCCGCTGCTAAAGAAGAGGCCAAGGAGGAGTCTGAGGAGGGCTCGGACGACGACATGGGCTTTGGCCTGTTTGATTAG